CACCAGACATGTTTCACCAAAGACTTTCAGTCAAGAGTCTGATGgaataaatgtatatattaaATTTAAGAAGTGCAGCTGTCTGTACTGACTATGCAAAGGTTTATACTTCACTTGTGTCTTACACGCAAGGTACATGTTGGTGTATTAGCCTTTGGCTAAATGCTTCTGAGCCTGCGATAGTGCTGTGGTTGAATCGGTCCACTGTTGACCCAGACAGAGGACTGCATCTGCTGATTTTGAGCTGCTGCTTTTGCTGTGCAGCAGATGAAGATCAGGTGTTACATTCAGCCTTGTCAGCCACTGACCTGTCACGCTCAGCCAGGAGTGGATCTGTCCCAGTGTAGATTACAATGTGATATCCAAATCTTCAGCAGCCCATGAGAAGAAACCGATGGAGCCTGTCAACAAGGGACTGAAAGATGAGAAACTAAACACTAACTGAACATTTTGGCAGCGCCTGATCAGTAGAATCAGAGCAATCAGAGAAAGCATAGAGAAGGTCTTCTGAGCAAGAGTGGACAAGAGCATCCAGCCAAACGAGATCAAATTGACGGCGGAGCTTTCTGATAAAGCCAAACACCTTGTTGTTTATTTCTCGATTGTCTACTGCTGTCATGCTGGCCATTCAGAGTAATTCTCAGTCGAAAGCTCCTGAAAACCCAGCAGGGATTGCCTTGATGTAGTGCCTCCTCTGTGATTATTGAGCCATCAAAGTCCTGTTAGACCTCATGTGGATGTATGGTAGTAGTGCTTTCAGTAATGTCAGCACACCCAGAGCTACATTAATGTCCTAGACTGCAGCTCCAAGACATTTGTATGTCTTAGACCAGGCTGGACATTGCAGTGCTTATCACCATATGGTTGAACATCCTGAATCTGAGAAGCTTGTGAACATACAGTTCAAAGAGGGAGGATAAAAGCTTATTGAATTTACAGTTGTCACAAATTAAAATCAGCCCATGCCCACTGAAACTGTATGATGCTGCATTTAAGTGGCATTTAAGACTGCCATTATTGCTGTTAAAAACATATATGCCATATGTCATTTAGAGTCATTCTGGAGTTTGATGATGTAATTCATTGTTGACAATATTACCTAATGTCAAATACTGTCAGTTATGGCCAGTGATAGAATAAACATAGTCTGTGCAAAGTTCACCTTTGGTGCAGTTTGCCACCAAAGCAAACTGAAAGCTGTCTAGTTTGGATAGAAATGTTAACAGAAACATTTATCCACAAAACCTAGGAAGTTTTGCTAGTGAACAGTATGGGAACCGTTGATGTTTAGATAAAGAAATTACAAGTTGCCAGCTGAATATACTGTAGAGAATGAGATGATAATCAaactttctttcattctttccgcctctctttctctgtagaCAAGCGGGGAGAAGGTGAGTCGATTGAGTCTGGTAGATTTGGCCGGGAGTGAGCGAGCAGCAAAGACTGGAGCAGCAGGGGAACGACTCAAGGAGGGAAGCAACATCAACAAGTATGCAAAAGCAGTTCAACAtagacacactgaacacacacacacacaaaccccatGATTGGGTGTTCCATCAGGCTGTTTTTTCGAGTCTAAACCCCAAATTGTCTTACAGATGTTTTCTCTCTGGCAGTGTTACGTTCTTTCgcaagacatttttttctaacCACAGAGTTTTGTCGTTTCACTCTTTAGACTGAAAtgtgaaagaaaacatacaatGTGTGTTGCTGGTTTATAGTAATGCCCTGCTGCGGCAACTTAGCTTTCACCATAGTCATTGTATAATGTTAGTAATCCCAACACACAAATAGTGAGAGACACTAAAGGAACAGGGACATAGTGAAACTAACCTCTGAACAGATAcatgaaatgaaatggaaagcacttgactgcagtgtttttgtgtgtttgtcaggtCTCTCACCACCCTGGGCCTGGTGATCTCGGCGCTAGCTGAACAGGGAACAGCcaagaacaaaaacaagtttgttCCTTACAGAGACTCTGTTCTGACATGGCTACTGAAGGTACATACACCATGAAGATGTTTATCAGAAACAGTGGAAAATACATCTCCCTCGTTTGACTATCCAGTgccttttctgtattttcttaaaatttCTCTGTGTCCGTGTTCTCTGCATCTTGCGTATTTGCTTTTCTCCAGGACTGTCTGGGTGGCAACAGTCGCACAGCGATGGTTGCAACTGTGAGTCCAGCAGCAGACAACTATGAGGAGACGCTATCGACACTGCGCTATGCAGACCGAGCAAAGAACATTGTTAACCATGCTGTCGTGAACGAAGATCCCAATGCTCGCATTATCAGGGAACTCCGAGAGGAAGTAGAGAAACTAAGAGAACAACTGACTCAGGCAGAGGTGAGATATCTTAGGAATCTCAGAAATCAgctatagatatatagatataaatagATATCTCTGCTTGCCTATACTCTCATCTGCTGTTTTTCCTCCAGTCTTTAAAGGCTCCAGAGCTGAAAGACCGTCTGGAAGAGTCAGAAAAGTTGATTCAAGAGATGACGATCACCTGGGAGGAGAAGCTTCGTAAAACTGAGGAGATTGCACAGGTAAGACACACAGAACATATGGTTATTAAACCAAACGTATTGAGCTAATGTACATTGTCACTCCTGGTTTGATTTTCTACACTGTCTGAAAATGATCTTTGTGTCTATGTGTTTGTAGGAGCGTCAGAAGCAGTTAGAGAGTCTGGGTATTTCTCTTCAGTCTTCAGGGATTAAAGTTGGAGATGATAAGAGTTTTCTTGTCAACCTTAACGCCGATCCTGCTCTCAATGAACTGCTGGTGTACTATCTGAAGgtacactcacatgcacattcTTCATAATGCAGTACTTTGTGCCTCCCTATTTATACAGAATACCAAACACTATTACTGATATTATCCCTTTAAATTGGTTCTTTATCTGTTGGGCACATTTTCCAATCCATCTGCACTTTAAACATAACATGAATTCAATCTCAAAACAAATCTTTATACATGCACAGTATTTGGATTATGTAaactaaagttttttttttcataacttATCTGACTGATAGTAAGTGCTTGtggaaaaaagtgtttttgtgatGTGGGAAGCCTCAAGATGGGAATTGCACCAACTATACCAAATTTGAAAGCACAAAACTGCTTTCAAGAAAAAACAATCAAGTTGTTGTTTGAACGGCTCGATCAGAACAGAGGGGCGCACCACAGAGCAGACCTAGTGGGTTAGTGAGGTATTTTGAGCCTATAGCCAGAATTATCAATGTCGCAAAGGTGGCTGTCCCTGGCTAGAATGCCATGGTAACTAAAGATGCACATCTTACCTGGTCTGGACTAGTCAGAGTTCAGTGTTTCTGAGTGAAAAGACATTTCTATTCAGAGGGAGAGATGCCAAATACACATGTAGGCTTTTCCTGACAGTGTTATCTACAAGAGATACAGATTCTCAGCTGAGGGAATCTGTAAGCAAACCTATTGATCCGTATCAAAGATACtctataacaaaaaataaaacattacaagCTACACCAATGGTATGAAATGGTACATACCACTGGTCTCCTGAGAGGGCGTAGTCTCTCCCGCTTATCCCCACACCTCATTTGGAAGTGTTGTAATCATTGCATGGATAGATGAAAAGCAGAtttaaaacaatacaacacTGTATACACATTACGAATGTAATGTTTgctccttattttgctgctcgTTTTTATCTGCTTGCTCAATATCTGATATCAAGCCAATACAAGGTCACATTGATCTAAGGACATTCTCTTTTCCCCCACCAAAAACAGTTAAATAATAACCGTAACAATATTAATAAGCAAAGAAACACAAGTTTTATTTACGTTTTAACTTTTGATAAATGGCTCCACATCTAAGGCTATTTTGCTATCTGTTTATTTGGTTGGAAAGCGCCACTAGCAGCACTGCAGTGAGAATGAAACCCAACCAACGGTTCAGCACCACAGAGAGAAGGGATTTTGTGCTGCCAGATCTCAAGAGACTGGGTTGCTTAGACAGGCATGTCttgaaaaaagttaattttctcctgatttgctTTTATGAAAAATGCCATTTTAGTGTCAAAATTTTCAGAGGTTATGTGGCTTGCGAAAACTGGGACCAATATTTATTTGGGTGACTATGGTCTATAAAATAATTTGTCATAATCGATACTCACTTTGACTTTACCCACAGGAATGAAAAGACTCAGGACTGCAGCTGTTCTCCCAAAGGGCAGGGCAGTGGTGAAACCCATGTGACACAGGAAATTAATCTAAATTGGGCTGTCATGGCTTATCAGTGGTTTTATTTGTAAGGTTTTTCTTGCTCCCATTGGAATACTCAGTATGTCTGTAGTGTTGCCTGGCCATTTCCCCACTCTGGCTATAAAAATAAGCCTTTTATACTACACTAATGAGTATGACCTTTACTCGCATATGAAATGCAGTATAGTTCCCTCAAACCACATTATAATGTTATCACTTTGAATTGTGTTTTTATGCTGCTCCTGATTTGCTCAAGTCTGTTTCACACTGCTGGTATATCACAGCTAATAGAACAGTGATAAGAAAATTGATTAGTCTATTGGTATTAATACAGATAACATTCAATCAATAAAAATATGcattcaataaaaatattttcaattatTTGCCAGCATACCTCTCTGGCTTTAATTGAAGCAGCAGTGTTGCTTTTTACTTTAATACTAGTTTTTAATATTCTTTGGAGGTGGAAGTAGGCAACATGTGATTAATCCATTTTGGAAATTTTGGAAATGACGCATCGAACGCATCATTTGACTGGTTTTAtgggcacacacagagagcctGAGGAAGAAAGCCTGTAACAACAAAGACAGTGGATAACCACTGTTGTGGTGCCCATTATCTCTATGTGAGCCAGCTAAGGCAAAgaaagcctggctctgtccagctTGCTTTATGGTACAGCCCTCTGATAAAATCATATCAAGACAATCTTTGATTCTATTTCTAGCCAAAATGGATACTTTACCAGCTTGTGTAGAGGCTTTTCTCCAGTAGACATGACtttgtcacatttatttttattgtctgatttttttctgataacATACAGCCATTTCTTGAATGTTGTGTCTCAGGAACACACAAAGGTGGGCTCTGCAGACTCTCAGGACATCCAGCTGTGCGGGATGGGTATCCAGGCAGAGCACTGTGTCATCGACATCACTGCAGATAGTGCAGTCATCCTCACCCCCTACCGCAATGCTCGGTAAGGAACACCAACATCACAGACTCAAAGTCCAGGCTGAGAGATGAGAACAGGCTGCTGTGTGGATGGGAAAAGCAAGAGAGAGGGTTAAGAGTTCTTTACCACTGAAGATGTCGTTACATTTGTTTTAACAGTAATGGAATTGCTGTCTTTATTGTGTTACAGGACATGTGTTAATGGATCTCCAGTGACCAGTGCTCTGCAGCTTCACCATGGCGACCGCATCTTCTGGGGAAACAACCACTTCTTCAGGTGATTTTATGCACTCTAAatgttgtttacatttttaaatattttaatgcttttcatctgtttttatATGATAAAATATTACTCAATATTTTTATAACTACTTTTGTCATCTTACACCAGTTGCACACGCCTTAATTACACCCACTTCCTCATATGAAATCCAGATTTGGTATTATATCCCATTGATGTGTTGTGTACCAGTTCTGTGTGGGATATAGATCATATTACCTGATGGCTGACAATTCACCAATCCTACCTGCAGGATCAACCTGCCTAAGCGGCGCTCTCGGGGAGCTGAGGAAGAGGATGGTGAGGGTGGCGTGATGAAGAACAGTGGCAGCAGTGAGCAGCTGGATGCAGATGGTGACACAGCCAGTGAAGTGTCCAGTGAGGTCAGCTTCTCCTATGAGTTTGCCCAGACAGAGGTCATGATGAAGGCTCTGGGCAACAATGGTAAGGAtgctatatatatctatatgcTGCAGTGAACAATAGTTCAGTCCCCTGTGTTTTCTGACTCTATATTCTGTCCTGTCAGACCCCATGCAAGCAGTGCTGCAGTCTCTGGAGAGGCAGCATGAAGAGGAGAAGCGCTCCGCTCTGGAGCGACAGAGACAAATGTACGAGCAGGAACTCCAGCAGCTCCGCAAGAAGCTGAACCCGGACCGTCTGTCCACCAGTCCCTCCGGAGGGCCTGCATCGGGCCAGCAAGGTCCGGGACAGCAGTCTCACTACCGCAGCCTGGAGAGACTCAGTATTGGAGGAATGAGCCAGTCAACTAGTGCTCAGAGCAGATTGAGGCAGTGGAATGAGGACAGGTgagggtgtgggtgtgggtgcgtgttagagagacagaaatattgctgcacactgaataaagacataaaaaaaatctatttcatGTCCATGTGGATTATGAATGCTAGCTGAACACCTCCCCCCTGCATTCCCTCctcttcacctctgtctccCCTTCTTTTCTgccaccttctctcctccttcagGGAGGCGGTGTTGGTTAGGAGTTTGCGGCGGTTGAGGGAGCAGATTGTGAGGGCAAACCTCTTGGTGCAAGAAGCCTGTTTCATCTCTGATGAACTGGAGCGACACACAGAGTACAGAGTCACTCTGCAGATCCCATCAGACAACCTCAACGCAAATCGCAAGGTCTCATACACAAACATGTAGACACACATGAACAAATTTCTTGTCCTCTGTTTTAAACACAACAAATTATTTAAatacacttgtgtgtgtgtgtgtgtgtgtgtgtgtgtgtgtgtgtgtggtgtagaGGGATGCAGTGCTCAGTGAACCAGCGATTCAGGTTCGACGGCGGTGTCGAGGGAAGCAGATCTGGAGTCTAGAGAAGATGGAGAATCGTCTGGTTGACATGAGAGAGCTGTACCAAGAGTGGCAGGACTACAACCTCCATCATCATGACAACCCTGTGAGTTAGCTTGTCAGATTTCCAGTGAAGTCTTTCAATAACCCTGCCAGGTCACAAGGACAGCATTGTCACTAAGCAGGTGTACACAGAAACAAGTACTAATACAGTAAATTTCCCTGCATTGTATTCTATGTTCTCCTTTTATCCTTGTCCAGGTGATGCGCTCATATTTCCGACGAGCAGATCCGTTCTTTGACGAGCAGGAAAACCACAGTCTGATTGGCGTTGCAAATGTCTTCCTTTCCTGTCTGTTCTATGACGTCAAGCTGCAGTACGCTGTTCCCATCATCAACCAGAAGGGAGAGGTAGGTAGTCACAGACTTGCTGGTTATGAATTTAATTTATACGTCTCTTTTGTGAATCTCCATCTCTTTATCCTAAAGAAGAATCCTTAACAGATGAATCAGTAAGGAATCAGAGCTTTCATACGAGTCTCTAAtctattataattttttttcttcaatgtaGTTTCTGTTGTGTTGAGATCAGTAGTCTTTTGATTCCTCGTTTGTCATGGACGTCAGAGTCAAACATCACGATATTCAGATGatacacatatttacagattGCTGAAGTATGATAGCAAAATACAAGGAAAGTTGTAGGAAAGGACATTTTAGCTGTATGTTCACAATAGAACTCCAGTGGTGGATGAGTAGCTTTGGAGTAGACAAACCTACAGTCACAGACATATATgtttccccctctcctctcccgtGGTCAGGTGGCAGGGCGTCTTCATGTGGAGGTGGTGAGGGTTGGAGGGGCATTAGAGGACAACATGGCTGGAGGAGATGAACCTGACAACAACCAAGACACTGAAGTCCAGGATCGCAAACTGGTCTGCATGGTAAGACAGACATATCATCAGCGAGAAGTAGATTATCTTCGTTATGCAGAACTGATTAAGTCAGTAGGTTAAAATCATTCCAGGAGCTTTGTTTTATAGATCAAGGAGCTCCAAGTGTGTTTAGTTGACTTTGATTTTCATTATACACTCAATTCCCAGTTCATTAGGGACACCCACCTAAACTTAATGGTGTCTCACACAACAGTCCTGTGATTAATTCTACGTACATGGAGATtgtgatgttcagtttttgttgaaacaAAAGAGAGATGTTGTTGACTTTTGGCCTGTGTATCATCTCCAGATTAAGATTCTGCAGGCAACTGGTCTTCCCCAATTCCTGTCCAACTTCGTCTTCTGTCAGTATTCATTCTGGGACCAGCCTGAGCCCTTCATCGTGGCTCCCGAAGTGGACCCATCGTCCTCGTCACCCAGCACTAAGGACCCACACTGCATGGTGGTGTTTGACAGCTGCAAGGTGAAGCCTGAGAGGGAGAGCTCAGTTTGGGTTTAATTGCTATTGTGGTTAATTGACACATAGAGAGTTGGAAAGcaattatttataaaaaaaagtggTGGTATAAGACTgatctgtcttttcttttgtaGGAGGTGGCAGTGTCAGTAACAGAGGATTTCATCGAATACCTGACTGAAGGGGCAGTTGCCATTGAGGTGTATGGACACAGACAGGCTGATGCAGGGAGAAACCCTGCCCTGTGGGACCTTAGCATCATTCAGGCCAAGACACGCACACTAAGAGACAGGTAGGCACACGCAGTCTCCTCCGAGTCTTCGTCTTGCTTGCAAGACTAGCTTTGTAGTAACTGACTAAAAAACATTGTACTAGTGTTGCTCAGATCTGCTTATAATATTTGTCTTTGTAGGTGGAGTGAGGTAACGCGTCGCCTAGAGCTGTGGATTCAAATCCTTGAGATAAACGAGAATGGAGACTTTGTCCCAGTGGAAGTGGTTCCTGGCAGAGATGTGCGGACTGGAGGAGTCTTCCAGCTTCGGCAGGTAGGGAAAAGCCTTAACACAACACCAGCCAACCTGGTCATAGCAGGTGCAACCAGAAAACTTCAGCTAATAAGCCAACTTCTAAATATTTTCTAAACTTTCCCTCTTCATCTCCAGGGTCAATCGAGGCGACTCCAGGTGGATGTGCGTTCAGTTCAGGACTCAGGCACCATGCCTCTTATTGCAGAAATAGTGCTTGCAGTGTCAGTGGGTTGTGTGGAGATTAGAAACACCACATCAAACCAGGAAGGAGATGAGATGGACAGTTATCAGGTGAATCACTTTATTACAGCTCTGTTAACACTCTGTTTGCCTCTTTAAGTAAGTCTATTAGTCTTAAAGTCACTTGCAGGTGAACTAAAGCTAAAGATTATTAAGTGACTGCTTTGTTGAATAGGAAAGAGACCTCGAACGTTTACGGCGACAGTGGTTAGCTGCTCTCACAAAGAGACAAGAATACCTCGACCAGCACCTGCAGAGCCTGGTCAGCAAAGCAGGTATCacccgaacacacacacacagtcaaacaaaACGTTGATAAAACATGCTTATACGTTCAAAAGTCTGCCTTCTTTTAGGGTTGATATGGTCTACAGCTTGTCTGCAGTATGAAGCTAGTTACATGTTTTATGGTGTTTGGTTTAGGAAGTGTTAAATGTTTGAGCCttgttgtgtgtacagaaaaAACAGAGGATGATGTGGAGAGGGAGGCCCAGCTGCTGGAGTGGCGTTTGACTCTGACAGAGGAAAGAAACGCTGTTATGGTGCCCTCTGCTGGCTGCGGCATTCCTGGAGCACCTGCTGAATGGTATGACACATGGCagaatttgtgtgtgtcttggatttcatttatttaatatatatagacaagtatatatgttttttttcccccaagatTTGTTAGGCAggcatttttgcttttatttgataGAGGTTAGTCTCAAAA
The Epinephelus lanceolatus isolate andai-2023 chromosome 2, ASM4190304v1, whole genome shotgun sequence DNA segment above includes these coding regions:
- the kif13ba gene encoding kinesin-like protein KIF13B isoform X1; the protein is MGEPSLDDSNVKVAVRVRPMNRREKELNTKCVVEMVKNQTILHPGGANLGKGDPRNQSKVFAYDYCFWSMDETDKEKFAGQEVVFQCLGESLLHNAFQGYNACIFAYGQTGSGKSYTMMGSGDQPGLIPRLCSALFDRTQSHEREEESFTVEVSYMEIYNEKVRDLLDPKGGRQTLRVREHKVLGPYVDGLSRLAVASYKDIESLMSEGNKSRTVAATNMNEESSRSHAVFNIILTHTLKDLQSGTSGEKVSRLSLVDLAGSERAAKTGAAGERLKEGSNINKSLTTLGLVISALAEQGTAKNKNKFVPYRDSVLTWLLKDCLGGNSRTAMVATVSPAADNYEETLSTLRYADRAKNIVNHAVVNEDPNARIIRELREEVEKLREQLTQAESLKAPELKDRLEESEKLIQEMTITWEEKLRKTEEIAQERQKQLESLGISLQSSGIKVGDDKSFLVNLNADPALNELLVYYLKEHTKVGSADSQDIQLCGMGIQAEHCVIDITADSAVILTPYRNARTCVNGSPVTSALQLHHGDRIFWGNNHFFRINLPKRRSRGAEEEDGEGGVMKNSGSSEQLDADGDTASEVSSEVSFSYEFAQTEVMMKALGNNDPMQAVLQSLERQHEEEKRSALERQRQMYEQELQQLRKKLNPDRLSTSPSGGPASGQQGPGQQSHYRSLERLSIGGMSQSTSAQSRLRQWNEDREAVLVRSLRRLREQIVRANLLVQEACFISDELERHTEYRVTLQIPSDNLNANRKRDAVLSEPAIQVRRRCRGKQIWSLEKMENRLVDMRELYQEWQDYNLHHHDNPVMRSYFRRADPFFDEQENHSLIGVANVFLSCLFYDVKLQYAVPIINQKGEVAGRLHVEVVRVGGALEDNMAGGDEPDNNQDTEVQDRKLVCMIKILQATGLPQFLSNFVFCQYSFWDQPEPFIVAPEVDPSSSSPSTKDPHCMVVFDSCKEVAVSVTEDFIEYLTEGAVAIEVYGHRQADAGRNPALWDLSIIQAKTRTLRDRWSEVTRRLELWIQILEINENGDFVPVEVVPGRDVRTGGVFQLRQGQSRRLQVDVRSVQDSGTMPLIAEIVLAVSVGCVEIRNTTSNQEGDEMDSYQERDLERLRRQWLAALTKRQEYLDQHLQSLVSKAEKTEDDVEREAQLLEWRLTLTEERNAVMVPSAGCGIPGAPAEWVPLPGMETHIPVLFLNLKPDDLSSQDQFEVPEAGGWDAILSGEDEDDFFDLQIVKHYDGEVKAEASWDSTVHECPQLSRGGVWPEQRVYLTIRVVVQLSHPADMQLVLRKRICVNVNPGRQGFAHNFLRRMSTRSTIPGCGVTFEVVSNIPGDAPGSEDREMLANLAASAHNSQSGDDEAAIEKYLRSVLSLENILTLDRLRQEVAVKEQLTGRGKSNRRSISSPSVHRLSGSRQDLSTSCLDDKGRWESQQDIFMPSQFHRTLPRPASSPSTYSTSPSSSSSPFGMTSPQNQEPEQGRSGLAASYLSVKALVPQMPKLLKSLFPVRDDKKELRPSPHNQQQHVPRIVTSGGDDNRVKAETTATLRPPTKDKRAEFPEVPPLPVHDTHDITPLSPLSQSSSGYFSSSVSTVTLSDVLQPSSSSSSLLAAETTLPTNPRQQGADRNDVVTSPSQCGAKMAAVAPPTAHSSANHNNVTTENSFSEHKLVNSGGGGGGRGGEGFERLEIFVDDEERSHDGVLPEWLTEGAYVTVGSNKAGTVRYVGVTQFADGVWVGVELDTPVGKNDGSVGGHRYFNCKPGYGVLVRPDRLSFRERTSRRTGDFTAPAHVPVLRGEAIVARRGENRKSWSS
- the kif13ba gene encoding kinesin-like protein KIF13B isoform X2, whose translation is MGEPSLDDSNVKVAVRVRPMNRREKELNTKCVVEMVKNQTILHPGGANLGKGDPRNQSKVFAYDYCFWSMDETDKEKFAGQEVVFQCLGESLLHNAFQGYNACIFAYGQTGSGKSYTMMGSGDQPGLIPRLCSALFDRTQSHEREEESFTVEVSYMEIYNEKVRDLLDPKGGRQTLRVREHKVLGPYVDGLSRLAVASYKDIESLMSEGNKSRTVAATNMNEESSRSHAVFNIILTHTLKDLQSGTSGEKVSRLSLVDLAGSERAAKTGAAGERLKEGSNINKSLTTLGLVISALAEQGTAKNKNKFVPYRDSVLTWLLKDCLGGNSRTAMVATVSPAADNYEETLSTLRYADRAKNIVNHAVVNEDPNARIIRELREEVEKLREQLTQAESLKAPELKDRLEESEKLIQEMTITWEEKLRKTEEIAQERQKQLESLGISLQSSGIKVGDDKSFLVNLNADPALNELLVYYLKEHTKVGSADSQDIQLCGMGIQAEHCVIDITADSAVILTPYRNARTCVNGSPVTSALQLHHGDRIFWGNNHFFRINLPKRRSRGAEEEDGEGGVMKNSGSSEQLDADGDTASEVSSEVSFSYEFAQTEVMMKALGNNDPMQAVLQSLERQHEEEKRSALERQRQMYEQELQQLRKKLNPDRLSTSPSGGPASGQQGPGQQSHYRSLERLSIGGMSQSTSAQSRLRQWNEDREAVLVRSLRRLREQIVRANLLVQEACFISDELERHTEYRVTLQIPSDNLNANRKRDAVLSEPAIQVRRRCRGKQIWSLEKMENRLVDMRELYQEWQDYNLHHHDNPVMRSYFRRADPFFDEQENHSLIGVANVFLSCLFYDVKLQYAVPIINQKGEVAGRLHVEVVRVGGALEDNMAGGDEPDNNQDTEVQDRKLVCMIKILQATGLPQFLSNFVFCQYSFWDQPEPFIVAPEVDPSSSSPSTKDPHCMVVFDSCKEVAVSVTEDFIEYLTEGAVAIEVYGHRQADAGRNPALWDLSIIQAKTRTLRDRWSEVTRRLELWIQILEINENGDFVPVEVVPGRDVRTGGVFQLRQGQSRRLQVDVRSVQDSGTMPLIAEIVLAVSVGCVEIRNTTSNQEGDEMDSYQERDLERLRRQWLAALTKRQEYLDQHLQSLVSKAEKTEDDVEREAQLLEWRLTLTEERNAVMVPSAGCGIPGAPAEWVPLPGMETHIPVLFLNLKPDDLSSQDQFEVPEAGGWDAILSGEDEDDFFDLQIVKHYDGEVKAEASWDSTVHECPQLSRGGVWPEQRVYLTIRVVVQLSHPADMQLVLRKRICVNVNPGRQGFAHNFLRRMSTRSTIPGCGVTFEVVSNIPGDAPGSEDREMLANLAASAHNSQSGDDEAAIEKYLRSVLSLENILTLDRLRQEVAVKEQLTGRGKSNRRSISSPSVHRLSGSRQDLSTSCLDDKGRWESQQDIFMPSQFHRTLPRPASSPSTYSTSPSSSSSPFGMTSPQNQEPEQGRSGLAASYLSVKALVPQMPKLLKSLFPVRDDKKELRPSPHNQQHVPRIVTSGGDDNRVKAETTATLRPPTKDKRAEFPEVPPLPVHDTHDITPLSPLSQSSSGYFSSSVSTVTLSDVLQPSSSSSSLLAAETTLPTNPRQQGADRNDVVTSPSQCGAKMAAVAPPTAHSSANHNNVTTENSFSEHKLVNSGGGGGGRGGEGFERLEIFVDDEERSHDGVLPEWLTEGAYVTVGSNKAGTVRYVGVTQFADGVWVGVELDTPVGKNDGSVGGHRYFNCKPGYGVLVRPDRLSFRERTSRRTGDFTAPAHVPVLRGEAIVARRGENRKSWSS
- the kif13ba gene encoding kinesin-like protein KIF13B isoform X6, with translation MGEPSLDDSNVKVAVRVRPMNRREKELNTKCVVEMVKNQTILHPGGANLGKGDPRNQSKVFAYDYCFWSMDETDKEKFAGQEVVFQCLGESLLHNAFQGYNACIFAYGQTGSGKSYTMMGSGDQPGLIPRLCSALFDRTQSHEREEESFTVEVSYMEIYNEKVRDLLDPKGGRQTLRVREHKVLGPYVDGLSRLAVASYKDIESLMSEGNKSRTVAATNMNEESSRSHAVFNIILTHTLKDLQSGTSGEKVSRLSLVDLAGSERAAKTGAAGERLKEGSNINKSLTTLGLVISALAEQGTAKNKNKFVPYRDSVLTWLLKDCLGGNSRTAMVATVSPAADNYEETLSTLRYADRAKNIVNHAVVNEDPNARIIRELREEVEKLREQLTQAESLKAPELKDRLEESEKLIQEMTITWEEKLRKTEEIAQERQKQLESLGISLQSSGIKVGDDKSFLVNLNADPALNELLVYYLKEHTKVGSADSQDIQLCGMGIQAEHCVIDITADSAVILTPYRNARTCVNGSPVTSALQLHHGDRIFWGNNHFFRINLPKRRSRGAEEEDGEGGVMKNSGSSEQLDADGDTASEVSSEVSFSYEFAQTEVMMKALGNNDPMQAVLQSLERQHEEEKRSALERQRQMYEQELQQLRKKLNPDRLSTSPSGGPASGQQGPGQQSHYRSLERLSIGGMSQSTSAQSRLRQWNEDREAVLVRSLRRLREQIVRANLLVQEACFISDELERHTEYRVTLQIPSDNLNANRKRDAVLSEPAIQVRRRCRGKQIWSLEKMENRLVDMRELYQEWQDYNLHHHDNPVMRSYFRRADPFFDEQENHSLIGVANVFLSCLFYDVKLQYAVPIINQKGEVAGRLHVEVVRVGGALEDNMAGGDEPDNNQDTEVQDRKLVCMIKILQATGLPQFLSNFVFCQYSFWDQPEPFIVAPEVDPSSSSPSTKDPHCMVVFDSCKEVAVSVTEDFIEYLTEGAVAIEVYGHRQADAGRNPALWDLSIIQAKTRTLRDRWSEVTRRLELWIQILEINENGDFVPVEVVPGRDVRTGGVFQLRQGQSRRLQVDVRSVQDSGTMPLIAEIVLAVSVGCVEIRNTTSNQEGDEMDSYQERDLERLRRQWLAALTKRQEYLDQHLQSLVSKAEKTEDDVEREAQLLEWRLTLTEERNAVMVPSAGCGIPGAPAEWVPLPGMETHIPVLFLNLKPDDLSSQDQFEVPEAGGWDAILSGEDEDDFFDLQIVKHYDGEVKAEASWDSTVHECPQLSRGGVWPEQRVYLTIRVVVQLSHPADMQLVLRKRICVNVNPGRQGFAHNFLRRMSTRSTIPGCGVTFEVVSNIPGDAPGSEDREMLANLAASAHNSQSGDDEAAIEKYLRSVLSLENILTLDRLRQEVAVKEQLTGRGKSNRRSISSPSVHRLSGSRQDLSTSCLDDKGRWESQQDIFMPSQFHRTLPRPASSPSTYSTSPSSSSSPFGMTSPQNQEPEQVKALVPQMPKLLKSLFPVRDDKKELRPSPHNQQTATLRPPTKDKRAEFPEVPPLPVHDTHDITPLSPLSQSSSGYFSSSVSTVTLSDVLQPSSSSSSLLAAETTLPTNPRQQGADRNDVVTSPSQCGAKMAAVAPPTAHSSANHNNVTTENSFSEHKLVNSGGGGGGRGGEGFERLEIFVDDEERSHDGVLPEWLTEGAYVTVGSNKAGTVRYVGVTQFADGVWVGVELDTPVGKNDGSVGGHRYFNCKPGYGVLVRPDRLSFRERTSRRTGDFTAPAHVPVLRGEAIVARRGENRKSWSS